A part of Mycolicibacterium sp. TUM20985 genomic DNA contains:
- a CDS encoding crotonase/enoyl-CoA hydratase family protein, whose protein sequence is MTSTVAYEQTESVATITLDDGKVNVLSPAMQQNVNDALDLAEKAAADGEVKAVVLAGNSRVFSAGFDLSVFNSGDAAAALGMLSGGFELSIRLLSFPVPVIMAATGPAIAMGSFLMLSGDHRVGSPSSRCQANEVAIGMVLPISAIEIMRNRLTRAAFQRAVSMAAVFTGADAVAAGWLDEIVEDGNVLARAHDVAADAAAGLHVKAHRASKLKARKDAIAAIQAGIDGLPAEFTSS, encoded by the coding sequence ATGACAAGCACCGTTGCCTACGAGCAGACCGAGTCCGTCGCCACGATCACGCTCGACGACGGCAAGGTGAACGTGCTGTCCCCAGCGATGCAGCAGAACGTCAACGACGCCCTCGACCTGGCCGAGAAGGCCGCAGCCGACGGGGAGGTCAAGGCCGTCGTCCTCGCAGGCAACTCGCGGGTGTTCAGCGCCGGCTTCGATCTCAGCGTCTTCAACTCCGGCGATGCCGCCGCCGCACTGGGCATGCTGTCCGGCGGCTTCGAGTTGTCGATCCGCCTGCTGAGCTTCCCGGTGCCGGTGATCATGGCGGCCACGGGACCCGCGATCGCGATGGGCTCGTTCCTGATGCTCAGCGGTGACCACCGCGTCGGATCGCCGAGCTCGCGGTGCCAGGCCAACGAGGTCGCGATCGGCATGGTGCTGCCGATCTCGGCGATCGAGATCATGCGAAACCGCTTGACGCGAGCGGCCTTTCAGCGCGCAGTCTCGATGGCAGCGGTGTTCACCGGCGCCGACGCCGTCGCCGCCGGCTGGTTGGACGAGATCGTCGAGGACGGGAACGTGCTGGCGCGGGCGCACGACGTCGCCGCCGACGCGGCCGCCGGCCTACACGTCAAGGCGCACCGGGCCAGCAAGCTGAAGGCCCGCAAGGACGCGATCGCCGCGATTCAGGCCGGTATCGACGGTCTGCCCGCCGAGTTCACGTCGAGCTAG
- a CDS encoding glycosyltransferase gives MRLAIVHERLTEVAGSEHVVAELSREWPEAPITIPIVDARVSTPFSARVTTGRLSSAYRMAGYRTYAPLLPLVPGWLRRRDFGSADAVVISHHAFAIAAAAAATRMPTIAYVHSPARWAWDEKMRLEETSSRSGRLALDVLAKFAIRAELAAAPKITTVVANSTAVAQRIKRHWGREAQVVHPPVNVDFYTPDRTEAREGYFILAGRLVGYKRPDVAIRAAAEAGVKLVVVGDGRDGARCRKLAEGSDITFVGRVSDEELRSLYRRATAMIMPGEEDFGITPVEAMACGTPVIALGVGGALDSVVDGTTGTFVANAGDRDLVTNFAHALARFDSRQFDPAKVRLHAETFSRGAFRRKMAGVVEQTLATHRDV, from the coding sequence GTGAGATTGGCAATCGTTCACGAACGGCTGACCGAAGTCGCCGGTTCCGAGCACGTCGTCGCCGAGCTGTCCCGGGAGTGGCCGGAGGCACCGATCACCATTCCCATCGTCGATGCCCGGGTCAGCACGCCCTTCAGCGCGCGCGTGACGACCGGTCGGTTGTCGTCGGCATATCGGATGGCGGGCTACCGCACCTACGCGCCTCTCCTTCCGCTGGTGCCGGGATGGTTGCGGCGCCGCGACTTCGGGTCGGCCGACGCGGTGGTCATCAGCCACCATGCCTTCGCGATCGCGGCCGCCGCCGCGGCCACCCGCATGCCGACGATCGCCTACGTGCATTCACCTGCCAGGTGGGCATGGGACGAGAAGATGCGGCTCGAGGAGACGTCGTCGCGATCCGGTCGCCTCGCGCTGGACGTACTGGCCAAGTTCGCGATCAGGGCGGAGTTGGCTGCGGCACCGAAGATTACGACGGTCGTGGCCAACAGCACGGCGGTAGCCCAGCGAATCAAACGACACTGGGGACGCGAAGCCCAGGTGGTCCACCCACCGGTGAACGTGGACTTCTACACACCGGACCGGACGGAGGCGCGAGAGGGCTACTTCATCCTCGCGGGCCGGTTGGTGGGTTACAAACGACCCGACGTCGCCATCAGAGCGGCAGCGGAGGCCGGGGTCAAACTGGTCGTCGTAGGAGACGGCCGAGATGGCGCACGATGCCGCAAGCTCGCCGAGGGCAGCGACATTACGTTCGTCGGCCGTGTCTCCGACGAAGAGCTGCGCAGTCTGTACCGTCGAGCGACCGCGATGATCATGCCGGGGGAGGAGGACTTCGGCATCACACCCGTCGAGGCAATGGCGTGTGGCACTCCGGTGATCGCGCTCGGCGTCGGGGGCGCCTTGGACAGTGTCGTCGACGGCACCACCGGAACGTTCGTCGCCAATGCCGGTGATCGTGACCTGGTTACCAATTTCGCCCACGCGCTTGCCCGCTTCGACTCCAGACAGTTCGATCCGGCCAAGGTGCGGTTGCACGCCGAGACCTTCTCGCGGGGGGCGTTCCGCCGGAAGATGGCCGGAGTCGTCGAACAGACTCTCGCGACTCACCGAGATGTGTGA
- a CDS encoding HD domain-containing protein, producing the protein MPERTTTPRLSTRFDEALAYTSSLHRRQTRKGGDIPYVGHLLSVASLVIEGGGTEAQTIAALLHDAVEDQGGAPVLAEIREKFGDEVAQIVAECSDTDVVPKPPWQERKQHYVDHLGEASEATILVSLADKLDNARAILRDYRQQGDELWQRFNVKDPEMHLWYYRSLLTVFKQRNTTWLVAELDRVYVELEQMVRTAATA; encoded by the coding sequence ATGCCTGAACGAACCACCACCCCGCGCCTGTCCACCCGCTTCGACGAGGCCTTGGCCTACACGTCGAGCCTGCACCGGAGGCAGACCCGCAAGGGGGGCGACATCCCCTACGTCGGTCATCTGCTCTCCGTGGCCAGCCTGGTGATCGAGGGTGGCGGCACCGAAGCTCAGACCATCGCGGCCCTTCTGCACGATGCGGTCGAGGATCAGGGCGGCGCTCCGGTGCTCGCCGAGATCCGCGAGAAGTTCGGCGACGAGGTCGCGCAGATCGTCGCGGAGTGCAGCGACACCGACGTGGTGCCCAAGCCGCCCTGGCAGGAGCGCAAGCAGCATTACGTCGACCATCTCGGGGAGGCGTCCGAGGCCACCATCCTGGTGTCGCTGGCCGACAAGCTCGACAACGCGCGGGCCATCCTGCGGGACTATCGGCAGCAGGGGGATGAGCTGTGGCAGCGGTTCAACGTGAAGGACCCGGAGATGCATCTCTGGTACTACCGCTCGCTCTTGACGGTGTTCAAGCAGCGCAACACCACCTGGCTGGTCGCCGAACTCGATCGGGTGTACGTCGAGTTGGAGCAGATGGTCAGGACGGCAGCCACCGCCTAG
- the recC gene encoding exodeoxyribonuclease V subunit gamma gives MALHLHRAERTDLLADGLGVMLAQPLDDPFAMELVLVPARGVERWLSQRLSHVLGRGAGADGVCAGVEFRNPQSLIAEITGTSDDDPWSPDAMVWPLLEVIDENLEQPWCRTLATHLGCFETGAERELRQGRRYAVARRIAALFASYARQRPQLLAGWLTGDTADLDADLDWQPPLWCALAGRIPADPPHVRHGKTVARLREAPSDLPPRLSLFGHTRLPVTEIELLDALATHHDVHLWLPHPSDALWRALDDLRGAVPRCTDTSHRRVGHPLLATLGRDVRELQRTLPAALDTDEYLGRPAGAGDQPADLLGWLQSDIAANAVRAQGRTLPVGDRSVQVHACHGPARQVDVLREVLLGLLTDDPTLEPRDILVMCPDIETYAPLINADFGLGDVLRDAHPAHRLRMRLADRSLVQTNPLLAVASQLLDLAGRRATASEVLNVAQTAPVRARFGFTDDNLEDITRWVRQSNIRWGFDQEHRRPYGVDFVHDTWHFGLDRVLAGVAMSDDAHAWIGATLPLDDVSSNRVDLAGQLAEFVDRLQRTVDALSGARPLREWLAALTDGITMLTRVGDADAWQTSQMEREFGEVLADAGARAGTVLRLPDVKALLARHLAGRPTRANFRTGTLTVCTMVPMRSVPHRVVCLIGLDDGVFPRRGVIDGDDALARQPMTGERDTRSEDRQLLLDAIGAATQKLVITYTGANEYSGQPRPPAVPLAELLDTLDTTTEDRVRDQIVIRHPLQPFDIRNVERGRLVPGEPFTFDPTVLRAARIGAGQRVEQPQFVAGPLPARPTDDVVLADLVGFFKDPVKGFFRALEYTLPWDVDGVEDAMPVDIDALEEWAVGDRMLSDMLRGMSPDDARHAEWRRGALPPGQLGWRKATELRDQSSLLAQAAAQYRTVTPRAFDVDVDLGSGRRLTGTVSPVFGRDTVSVTYSKLDGKHLLASWIPLLALYAHEPGTDWSAICIGRPKRGATPRQRNLGRPHGSAVGLLRDLVAIYDAGAREPLPLPLKTSYAWAEARHGGDDPERAAGFRWKSNMYPGDDQQPAHVRAWGQGAWLRDLMQPVRAGEECDGETNRLGAYAGRLWLPMLRAEVSG, from the coding sequence ATGGCACTTCACCTCCACCGTGCCGAGCGGACCGATCTGCTCGCCGACGGCCTCGGCGTCATGCTCGCTCAGCCCCTCGACGACCCGTTCGCCATGGAACTGGTGCTGGTGCCCGCACGCGGCGTCGAGCGTTGGCTCAGTCAGCGGCTGTCCCACGTACTGGGCCGCGGCGCGGGTGCCGACGGTGTCTGCGCGGGCGTCGAGTTCCGCAACCCCCAGTCGCTGATCGCCGAGATCACCGGTACCTCGGACGACGATCCCTGGTCGCCGGACGCCATGGTGTGGCCCCTGCTAGAGGTCATCGACGAGAACCTGGAGCAACCCTGGTGCCGCACGCTCGCGACGCATCTCGGGTGCTTCGAGACCGGTGCCGAGCGCGAGCTTCGGCAGGGCAGGCGCTACGCCGTCGCGCGCCGGATCGCCGCACTGTTCGCGTCGTACGCCAGGCAACGCCCGCAGCTCCTGGCTGGCTGGCTCACCGGGGACACCGCCGATCTCGACGCCGACCTGGACTGGCAACCACCGCTGTGGTGCGCCCTCGCCGGCCGCATCCCGGCCGATCCGCCGCACGTCCGACACGGCAAAACCGTTGCGCGCCTTCGCGAAGCACCAAGTGACCTCCCGCCACGACTGTCCCTGTTCGGGCACACCCGGCTGCCGGTGACCGAGATCGAACTGCTCGACGCGCTCGCCACCCACCATGACGTGCACCTGTGGCTGCCGCACCCCAGCGACGCGCTCTGGCGGGCGCTCGACGATCTTCGCGGCGCCGTGCCGCGATGTACGGACACCAGTCACCGAAGGGTCGGCCATCCCCTACTGGCGACGCTCGGCCGCGACGTGCGCGAACTGCAGCGCACCCTCCCCGCCGCACTGGACACCGACGAGTACCTCGGACGCCCCGCGGGCGCCGGCGACCAGCCAGCCGACCTGCTGGGCTGGCTGCAGTCCGACATCGCCGCGAATGCCGTTCGGGCACAAGGACGGACGCTTCCCGTCGGCGACCGCTCCGTGCAGGTGCACGCCTGCCACGGGCCCGCCCGCCAGGTGGACGTGCTGCGCGAGGTCCTGCTCGGCCTGCTCACCGACGACCCCACCCTCGAGCCGCGCGACATCCTGGTGATGTGCCCCGACATCGAGACCTACGCCCCCCTGATCAACGCTGACTTCGGCCTCGGTGACGTGCTCCGCGATGCCCACCCGGCGCACCGGCTGCGAATGCGGCTGGCCGACCGCTCGCTGGTGCAGACCAACCCGCTGCTGGCCGTGGCGTCGCAACTCCTGGATCTCGCCGGCCGCCGCGCCACCGCCAGCGAGGTGCTCAACGTCGCCCAGACGGCGCCGGTGCGCGCGCGCTTCGGGTTCACCGACGACAATCTCGAAGACATCACGCGCTGGGTCCGCCAGTCGAACATCCGGTGGGGGTTCGACCAGGAGCACCGTCGCCCGTATGGGGTCGACTTCGTCCACGACACATGGCATTTCGGCTTGGACCGGGTGCTGGCCGGTGTCGCGATGTCCGACGATGCGCACGCCTGGATCGGCGCCACCCTGCCGCTCGACGACGTCAGCAGCAACCGCGTCGACCTGGCCGGCCAGCTTGCCGAGTTCGTCGACCGGCTGCAGCGCACCGTCGACGCGCTGTCGGGGGCGCGGCCCCTGCGCGAGTGGTTGGCCGCGTTGACCGACGGCATCACGATGCTGACCCGGGTCGGCGACGCCGACGCGTGGCAGACCAGCCAGATGGAACGCGAGTTCGGGGAGGTCCTCGCCGATGCGGGCGCCAGGGCCGGAACGGTCCTGCGCCTGCCCGACGTCAAGGCGCTGCTCGCTCGCCACCTCGCGGGCCGGCCCACACGGGCCAACTTTCGCACCGGCACGCTGACCGTGTGCACCATGGTGCCGATGCGGTCGGTGCCGCACCGGGTGGTCTGCTTGATCGGCCTCGACGACGGGGTGTTCCCGCGACGCGGCGTGATCGACGGTGACGATGCGCTGGCCCGCCAGCCGATGACCGGTGAACGCGACACCCGCTCCGAGGACCGTCAACTGCTCCTCGACGCCATCGGCGCGGCGACCCAGAAGCTCGTCATCACCTACACCGGAGCCAACGAGTACTCCGGGCAGCCGCGTCCGCCCGCGGTGCCGCTGGCCGAGCTGCTGGACACCCTCGACACCACCACCGAGGACCGGGTGCGCGATCAGATCGTGATCCGTCATCCTCTGCAGCCCTTCGACATTCGCAATGTCGAGCGGGGCCGGTTGGTTCCCGGGGAGCCGTTCACGTTCGACCCCACCGTGCTCCGCGCGGCGCGCATCGGCGCGGGCCAGCGGGTCGAGCAGCCACAGTTCGTGGCGGGCCCGCTGCCTGCCCGACCGACCGACGACGTCGTGCTCGCCGATCTCGTCGGCTTCTTCAAGGATCCGGTGAAGGGCTTCTTTCGCGCCCTGGAGTACACACTGCCGTGGGACGTCGACGGTGTCGAGGATGCGATGCCCGTCGACATCGACGCCCTCGAGGAGTGGGCGGTTGGCGACCGGATGCTGTCGGACATGCTGCGCGGCATGTCACCCGACGACGCCAGGCACGCGGAGTGGCGTCGCGGCGCGCTGCCGCCCGGTCAGCTCGGCTGGCGCAAGGCGACCGAGTTGCGAGACCAGTCCAGCCTGTTGGCGCAGGCGGCCGCGCAGTACCGCACGGTCACGCCGCGGGCCTTCGACGTCGACGTCGACCTCGGCTCAGGCCGCCGCCTGACGGGCACCGTGTCCCCCGTCTTTGGCAGGGACACCGTTTCGGTCACCTACTCGAAGCTCGACGGCAAGCATCTGCTCGCGTCCTGGATTCCGTTGCTGGCCTTGTACGCTCACGAGCCGGGCACCGACTGGTCGGCCATCTGCATCGGGCGGCCCAAGCGCGGGGCCACGCCGCGCCAGCGCAACCTCGGGCGGCCGCACGGGTCGGCGGTCGGATTGTTGCGCGATCTGGTGGCGATCTACGACGCAGGCGCCCGAGAGCCCTTGCCGCTGCCACTGAAGACCTCCTACGCCTGGGCCGAGGCACGGCACGGCGGCGACGATCCCGAGCGGGCCGCCGGCTTCCGCTGGAAGTCGAACATGTATCCCGGTGACGACCAGCAACCGGCCCACGTGCGCGCGTGGGGGCAGGGCGCTTGGCTGCGGGACCTGATGCAACCCGTGCGCGCCGGCGAGGAGTGCGACGGTGAGACCAACCGGCTGGGCGCCTATGCCGGACGGCTCTGGCTGCCGATGCTGCGCGCGGAGGTGAGTGGGTGA
- a CDS encoding glycosyl hydrolase family 28-related protein: MTLSRRRIMAIAPAAAALALAPSVQQRARTVVDVRAFGATGDGTTDDSRAIQAAAAATGSGCTLRFPSGTYRFAQRWPAGTAAIVINRVADVVVEFEPGAELLIDNLDPVTHTGTGHGLLVRGPASRISLRDVNIRWAARARRSLGDGIRVVGCPTPGEGAPVGWSGPLAPVDQVSMSDCVIRASPQTGVVMHGVSDITVDRLRVVDSRADGLHFNACRRARIADYDAVDTGDDGLALVTYYAPEFSFDDAAHTFAFPTLIDWSNADFTINDVRVHGSQANGIRIAGAHRVTVGGLVVTGAGAGSAVMADSAAPGTDVGWNYLASRGVRVEDLSATDCDTGIHLLARPGAVGDRQFTDFDVTIDEATLDDCSNWSVRAESLSDTTARGLRMGNCRISATSTTGGNGGVGLENTQQIALGDMSIRHANAVVAFRASNAEQLAVDRLEVTIGGSGPATGTPSPCVSLEDSDGTITAIDVYWPAAPPGWTAVRQSAAGRCSVDPAIVRALKVTPPGGSFVVTCP; encoded by the coding sequence ATGACGCTGTCGCGGCGCAGGATCATGGCCATCGCGCCCGCCGCAGCGGCCCTGGCTCTCGCGCCGAGCGTCCAGCAGAGGGCCCGCACCGTCGTCGACGTCAGAGCGTTCGGCGCGACGGGCGACGGCACCACCGATGACTCACGTGCGATCCAGGCTGCCGCAGCGGCGACCGGATCTGGCTGCACACTGCGCTTCCCCTCCGGGACATACCGATTCGCGCAGCGCTGGCCGGCCGGTACGGCGGCGATCGTCATCAACCGGGTCGCGGATGTCGTGGTGGAGTTCGAGCCAGGGGCCGAACTGCTCATCGACAATCTCGACCCCGTGACGCACACCGGTACCGGTCACGGCCTCCTGGTCCGTGGCCCCGCATCGCGAATTTCTCTGCGCGACGTGAATATTCGGTGGGCAGCCCGCGCACGGCGGTCCCTGGGCGACGGGATCAGGGTGGTGGGCTGCCCCACCCCGGGTGAGGGCGCGCCCGTGGGCTGGTCCGGTCCGTTGGCGCCCGTGGACCAGGTATCCATGTCCGACTGCGTCATTCGCGCTAGCCCGCAGACCGGGGTGGTCATGCATGGCGTATCCGACATCACCGTGGACAGATTACGAGTCGTCGACAGCCGAGCAGATGGGTTGCACTTCAACGCTTGTCGCCGCGCCAGGATCGCCGACTACGACGCGGTCGACACCGGTGACGACGGGTTGGCGCTGGTGACCTATTACGCACCGGAGTTCTCCTTCGACGACGCGGCGCACACCTTCGCGTTCCCCACCCTGATCGACTGGTCCAACGCGGACTTCACCATCAACGACGTCAGGGTCCACGGTAGCCAGGCCAACGGAATCAGGATCGCGGGCGCCCACCGAGTCACCGTCGGCGGCCTCGTGGTGACCGGGGCGGGCGCGGGCTCGGCGGTGATGGCCGACTCTGCAGCGCCGGGGACGGACGTCGGCTGGAATTACCTCGCCAGCCGCGGGGTGCGCGTCGAGGACCTCTCCGCCACCGACTGCGACACGGGAATTCACCTTCTGGCCCGGCCTGGCGCAGTCGGTGATCGCCAGTTCACCGATTTCGACGTGACCATCGATGAGGCGACGCTGGACGACTGCAGCAATTGGTCGGTCAGGGCTGAATCATTGAGCGACACCACGGCCCGTGGCCTCCGGATGGGGAATTGCCGCATCTCCGCGACGTCGACCACGGGTGGCAACGGCGGGGTCGGTTTGGAGAATACGCAGCAGATTGCACTGGGAGACATGTCGATTCGTCACGCCAACGCCGTCGTCGCCTTCCGCGCCTCGAACGCCGAACAGCTTGCCGTGGACCGCCTCGAGGTCACCATCGGCGGCTCCGGACCGGCTACCGGCACCCCTTCGCCATGCGTATCGCTCGAAGACAGCGACGGCACGATCACCGCCATCGACGTCTATTGGCCAGCGGCACCACCGGGGTGGACGGCCGTGCGGCAGTCCGCTGCCGGCCGGTGCAGCGTCGACCCCGCGATCGTGCGGGCTCTCAAAGTCACACCGCCGGGCGGTAGCTTCGTGGTCACCTGCCCCTGA